From one Brachypodium distachyon strain Bd21 chromosome 4, Brachypodium_distachyon_v3.0, whole genome shotgun sequence genomic stretch:
- the LOC100843412 gene encoding cationic amino acid transporter 1 isoform X2, translated as MASGGGGGCCGGGVFPEPSFASWAAYGRALTETGPRLRDRLTARSAAETETDAVRGRSGAEMRRELNWWDLAWFGVGAVIGAGIFVLTGQEAKEAAGPAVVLSYAVSGVSAMLSVFCYTEFAIEIPVAGGSFAYLRVELGDFMAFIAAGNILLEYCIGGAAVARSWTSYFATLLNHRPDDFRIHASGLAEDYSRLDPIAVVVIAIICVLAVVSTKGSSRFNYILSIVHFGVILFIIIAGLTKAHASNLTDNFAPFGARGIFAASAVLFFAYIGFDAVSTLAEETKNPAKDIPIGLVSAMTVTTVTYCVLALTLCAMRPYALIDADAPFSVAFQDVGMGWAKYIVAFGALKGMTTVLLVGAVGQARYLTHIARSHMAPPCLAQVSPKFGTPVRATVAMMAATACIAFFTDLPILSNLLSISTLFIFMLVAVALLVRRYYVSGETSAADRNKLAASIAVIIASSVATAACWGIDVGGWKVYAGTVPAWAAATACLQWAVPKARTPQKWGVPLVPWLPAASIFINIFLLGSIDGKSFMRFGIWTAALLAYYFFVGLHASYDTAKALAAEAEAAKVEEGGRKPPAVLDAGN; from the exons AtggcgtccggcggcggcggcgggtgctgCGGCGGGGGCGTGTTCCCGGAGCCGTCGTTCGCGAGCTGGGCGGCGTACGGGCGGGCGCTGACGGAGACGGGCCCGCGGCTGCGGGACCGGCtgacggcgcggtcggcggcggagacggagacggACGCCGTGCGGGGCCGGAGCGGCGCCGAGATGCGCCGCGAGCTCAACTGGTGGGACCTCGCCTGGttcggcgtcggcgccgtcatcggcgccggcATCTTCGTGCTTACGGGCCAGGAGgccaaggaggcggcgggcccCGCCGTCGTCCTCTCCTACGCTGTGTCCGGCGTGTCCGCCATGCTCTCCGTGTTCTGCTACACCGAGTTCGCCATCGAGATCCCCGTCGCTG GTGGGTCGTTTGCGTACCTGCGTGTGGAGCTGGGCGACTTCATGGCCTtcatcgccgccggcaacATCCTCCTCGAGTACTGcatcggcggcgcggcggtggcgcggtcGTGGACGTCCTACTTCGCGACGCTGCTCAACCACCGCCCCGACGACTTCCGCATCCACGCCTCGGGCCTCGCCGAGGACTACTCCCGCCTCGACCccatcgccgtcgtcgtcatcgccATAATCTGCGTCCTCGCCGTGGTCAGCACCAAGGGGTCCTCCCGCTTCAACTACATCCTCTCCATCGTCCACTTCGGCgtcatcctcttcatcatcatcgccGGCCTCACCAAGGCCCACGCCTCCAACCTCACGGATAACTTCGCCCCCTTCGGCGCGAGAGGGATCTTCGCCGCCTCGGCGGTGCTCTTCTTCGCCTACATTGGGTTCGACGCTGTGAGCACTCTGGCGGAGGAGACCAAGAACCCGGCCAAGGACATCCCCATTGGCCTCGTGAGCgccatgacggtgaccacggtCACCTACTGCGTGCTCGCGCTCACGCTCTGCGCCATGCGGCCCTACGCGTTGATCGACGCGGACGCTCCGTTCTCCGTCGCGTTCCAAGACGTGGGCATGGGCTGGGCCAAGTACATTGTGGCCTTCGGGGCCCTAAAGGGGATGACCACGGTGCTGCTCGTGGGCGCTGTGGGCCAGGCCAGATACCTGACCCATATCGCCAGGTCACACATGGCCCCGCCGTGCCTGGCCCAGGTGTCCCCCAAGTTTGGGACACCGGTGCGGGCCACGGTGGCCATGATGGCCGCCACGGCATGCATCGCCTTCTTCACCGACCTGCCCATCCTCTCCAACCtcctctccatctccaccCTTTTCATCTTCAtgctcgtcgccgtcgccctccTCGTACGCCGCTACTACGTGTCCGGCGagacctccgccgccgaccgcaaCAAGCTCGCCGCGTCCATCGCCGTCATCATCGCGTCGTCCGtcgcgacggcggcgtgctGGGGGATCGACGTCGGCGGGTGGAAGGTGTACGCGGGCACGGTGCCGGCGTGGGCCGCTGCGACGGCGTGCCTGCAGTGGGCGGTGCCCAAGGCGAGGACGCCGCAGAAGTGGGGCGTGCCGCTGGTGCCGTGGCTGCCGGCTGCCAGCATCTTCATCAACATCTTCCTGCTGGGTTCCATCGACGGCAAGTCCTTCATGAGGTTCGGGATCTGGACGGCGGCGCTATTGGCTTACTACTTCTTCGTCGGGCTCCACGCGTCGTACGACACGGCCAAggcgctcgccgccgaggccgaAGCTGCCAAGGTGGAAGAAGGCGGGCGCAAGCCGCCGGCGGTTCTGGACGCTGGCAACTAG
- the LOC100833120 gene encoding U3 snoRNP-associated protein-like YAOH, with amino-acid sequence MAPRGNRSSKKPPPPRTRGKGKRPSSAAGDDPFFEAEPKRRRGRLDEDIESGESDDDGLALGGAVVGGDDEDEGEKEVEETAGEKKMRLTKEYLEKIADAVKRRKEEDEVDDDDDEDDDDEEGEDAVGGRRVAKVLRKKQLQESGRQRLCLAARVLSPGQEDGFEFIAKHRHPVTAVALSKDSDKGFSASKDGVILHWDVETGKSDKYLWPSEKVLVSHHAKAPLSKKRSQHVLALAVSSDGRYLATGGLDRHIHLWDVRSREHIQAFSGHRGPVSCLAFGLDSSELFSGSYDRSIMQWNAEDRTYMHCLYGHQAEILTTDALSKDRLLTVARDRTMHLWKIPEESQLVFRAPAVSLESCCFIDDKEYLSGSDDGSLELWSVMRKKPTHIIKNAHPALTSSSPDGADEKLPKENGACKSEGFSSAHSWVSAVAARKNSDLAASGAANGVVRLWTIQPDSKGMKPLFDLALDGFINSLAIAKSGRFIVAGVGREPRLGRWGRVQTAKNGVAIHRLSLKDDTEDL; translated from the exons ATGGCGCCGCGCGGTAACCGCAGCAGCAAgaagcctccgccgccgcggacgcgGGGCAAGGGCAAGcggccctcctccgccgccggagacgacCCCTTCTTCGAGGCGGAGCccaagcgccgccgcggccgcttGGACGAGGACATCGAGAGCGGGGagagcgacgacgacggcctcGCGCTGGGCGGCGCTGTCGTTGGAGGGGACGATGAGGATGAGGGGGAGaaggaagtggaggagacggccggggagaagaagatgcggCTCACCAAGGAGTACCTGGAGAAGATCGCCGACGCGGTGAAGCGGcgcaaggaggaagatgaagttgatgacgacgatgacgaagatgatgatgatgaggagggggaggatgcGGTCGGTGGGAGGCGCGTCGCCAAGGTCCTACGGAAGAAGCAGCTCCAGGAGAGCGGCAGGCAGCGCTTGTGCCTCGCCGCGAG GGTGTTGTCGCcgggccaggaggatggattCGAATTTATAGCGAAGCACCGGCACCCAGTGACTGCGGTTGCTTTGTCCAAGGATAGTGACAAGGGGTTTTCGGCGTCGAAAGATGGAGTTATCCTCCATTGGGACGTGGAGACCGGCAAAAGCGACAAGTATTTGTGGCCAAGTGAAAAAGTGTTAGTTTCACACCATGCTAAAGCTCCCCTGTCCAAAAAGAGAAGCCAGCATGTGCTTGCGCTGGCTGTAAGTTCGGATGGGCGGTACTTGGCAACCGGCGGCTTGGACAGGCATATCCATTTGTGGGATGTTCGGTCACGGGAGCACATACAG GCATTTAGTGGCCATAGAGGGCCAGTCTCATGTCTTGCTTTTGGGCTAGACTCTTCAGAGCTATTCTCTGGTTCTTATGATCGTTCAATAATGCAATGGAATGCTGAAGATCGAACATACATGCACTGCCTATATGGTCATCAAGCTGAAATATTGACAACGGATGCACTCAGCAAAGATAGACTTCTGACTGTAGCACGGGATAGAACAATGCATCTTTGGAAG ATACCAGAGGAGTCACAGCTGGTCTTTCGTGCACCTGCTGTGTCATTGGAGTCCTGCTGCTTTATCGATGACAAGGAATATTTGTCTGGGTCAGATGATGGAAGCCTTGAGCTTTGGAGTGTAATGAGAAAGAAGCCTACTCACATAATAAAAAATGCACATCCAGCATTAACTTCTAGTTCACCTGACGGTGCTGATGAGAAGTTACCCAAAG AAAATGGAGCTTGTAAATCTGAAGGCTTTTCATCAGCTCATTCATGGGTTAGTGCTGTTGCGGCAAGAAAAAATTCTGATCTGGCTGCATCAGGAGCAGCAAATGGTGTTGTCCGCCTTTGGACTATTCAACCTGATTCAAAAGGGATGAAGCCATTATTCGACTTAGCATTG GATGGCTTTATCAATTCTCTTGCAATCGCAAAATCGGGACGTTTCATTGTAGCTGGAGTTGGCCGA GAACCTCGTCTTGGGAGATGGGGTCGTGTCCAGACAGCCAAAAATGGAGTTGCAATTCACCGTCTCAGTCTAAAAGATGACACTGAGGATTTGTAG
- the LOC100844028 gene encoding nuclear transcription factor Y subunit A-7 isoform X1, with product MTSVADGISGDHRADEQQQQQTQAGHEDQQEAPATSIGSQTMVVAPSTDYVMPYAHQEVCHAMGQIAYPSIDPYFYGAYGGQPMMHPPLVGMHPAGLPLPTDAIEEPVYVNAKQYNAILRRRQSRAKAESERKLIKGRKPYLHESRHQHALKRARGAGGRFLNAKSDDNEEHSDSSSKDKQNGVAPRSSGQPSTAPSSKGASPANQTGNRE from the exons ATGACTTCCGTCGCTGATGGCATTTCAG GTGATCACAGAGCTGAtgagcaacagcaacagcagacGCAAGCTGGTCATGAGGACCAGCAAGAGGCCCCAGCTACCAGTATAGGTAGTCAGACAATGGTGGTAGCACCTTCGACAGATTATGTTATGCCATACGCCCACCAGGAAGTTTGCCATGCAATG GGACAAATTGCTTACCCAAGTATTGATCCATACTTTTATGGGGCTTACGGTGGACAACCTATG ATGCACCCACCATTGGTCGGAATGCATCCAGCTGGATTACCGTTGCCCACTGATGCAATTGAAGAGCCTGTGTATGTGAATGCCAAACAATATAATGCCATATTAAGGCGGCGGCAGTCTCGGGCTAAAGCAGAGTCAGAAAGAAAGCTTATTAAGGGCCGTAAG CCATATCTCCATGAGTCACGACATCAACATGCATTGAAAAGAGCCAGGGGAGCCGGAGGTCGGTTTCTTAATGCAAAGTCAGATGACAATGAAGAGCATTCTGATTCCAGTTCCAAAGATAAACAGAACGGAGTTGCGCCCCGCAGCAGTGGCCAACCATCTACCGCTCCATCTTCCAAAGGTGCATCTCCAGCGAACCAGACGGGCAATCGTGAGTGA
- the LOC100844028 gene encoding nuclear transcription factor Y subunit A-7 isoform X2, with protein sequence MTSVADGISGDHRADEQQQQQTQAGHEDQQEAPATSIGSQTMVVAPSTDYVMPYAHQEVCHAMGQIAYPSIDPYFYGAYGGQPMMHPPLVGMHPAGLPLPTDAIEEPVYVNAKQYNAILRRRQSRAKAESERKLIKGRKLRVGQKHKCTTDRADNQVYSPFYILYLHLKIDLLHIELS encoded by the exons ATGACTTCCGTCGCTGATGGCATTTCAG GTGATCACAGAGCTGAtgagcaacagcaacagcagacGCAAGCTGGTCATGAGGACCAGCAAGAGGCCCCAGCTACCAGTATAGGTAGTCAGACAATGGTGGTAGCACCTTCGACAGATTATGTTATGCCATACGCCCACCAGGAAGTTTGCCATGCAATG GGACAAATTGCTTACCCAAGTATTGATCCATACTTTTATGGGGCTTACGGTGGACAACCTATG ATGCACCCACCATTGGTCGGAATGCATCCAGCTGGATTACCGTTGCCCACTGATGCAATTGAAGAGCCTGTGTATGTGAATGCCAAACAATATAATGCCATATTAAGGCGGCGGCAGTCTCGGGCTAAAGCAGAGTCAGAAAGAAAGCTTATTAAGGGCCGTAAG TTAAGAGTTGGCCAGAAGCACAAGTGCACAACAGATAGAGCAGATAATCAAGTGTATTCTCCATTCTACATACTCTACCTCCACTTGAAGATCGATCTGCTTCACATCGAACTATCTTAG
- the LOC100844324 gene encoding uncharacterized protein LOC100844324: MFFLGNSSYVNGSCASVEKYFTSNLTSSYADQTNEATMVLTSVVMFMLAALFFSLNLFSRLSDLSAILNPSVRLFLSTSLSLFLPVMSYLFSEAKNEAAALVVGNTDSSSYYSQLGTELSLRARTILMWMLLVELLRKKVEAILVNVAVKSYTSTIDRASRIAWLGYLVFYNLRSTGKKAVYGILWVLGAAKFLQRLAINELLRHSLAYGKNAELLSSYMAQIMLQEQDNQHQDGVIDQGADGVELLRGCKYALMGEEDLEVKAGPDGYQIELKNNTIVTVGDVWTLADKEDRLQQDSMLKRLCLSFALYKLMRRRFEDLPPITDKETSNCRSLIFKGLRKQLHEEAEAALLPSSTTGGPQEHELLHLDAERKEDLKGTVVAVALFQVFDEEIQFLCEYYHSVLPVVLSNPFFFFANYILFPILVLAFCLLTFILCGNGDVRYAYKSIREDNYIVSIGTIKLAMCLLGKITSPAALFSIVDLSITMLLLLTFLYEELWEYLVFILSNWLMVSLLCKYTAAKKPCHEPRDSRSIPFLSGLIRGILWVRSKMSRRQLSFKQFSMLGFTGGRSYASMMMMPNTTSIAVPMEVKKSIMEYLMDAHVASAARPLSSGWSTLQSEKHNHRLNSSSSRLSSACKSKSVAEVILTWHVATSILEFKCPMPTGGRARRHGHGHRHRKVAATLSGYCTYLVALYPELLPDNKDGTNHVYKKMQQELKKELGGCLRYRMSSPGARYDKLLSLSETADKDINSAAAEMVHEAAKLGKTLVGMAEQEEDHVWELLADLWTELMVYVAPSGSELHVKAHKEALAHGGEFITVLWALCTHTGITRTAVEPCKAVRGTLEV; this comes from the coding sequence ATGTTCTTCCTCGGCAATAGCTCATATGTTAATGGCTCATGTGCTTCCGTGGAAAAATATTTCACAAGCAACCTCACCTCCTCTTACGCAGACCAGACAAATGAGGCCACCATGGTGCTCACCTCGGTCGTCATGTTCATGCTCGCCGCTCTCTTCTTCAGCCTCAATCTCTTCAGCCGTCTGTCCGATCTGAGCGCCATCCTCAACCCCAGCGtccgcctcttcctctccacctcgctgtccctcttcctccccgtCATGTCCTACCTCTTCTCCGAGGCCAAGAACGAGGCTGCCGCCTTGGTTGTTGGCAACACCGATAGCTCCAGTTATTACAGCCAGCTGGGTACCGAGCTGTCGCTGCGTGCTCGGACCATCCTCATGTGGATGCTTCTGGTTGAACTCCTCCGCAAGAAAGTCGAGGCCATCTTGGTGAACGTGGCCGTCAAGTCCTACACCAGCACCATCGATCGCGCTTCCCGGATCGCTTGGCTGGGCTACCTCGTCTTCTACAATCTTAGAAGTACCGGCAAGAAGGCAGTCTATGGAATCTTATGGGTCCTCGGTGCAGCCAAGTTTCTCCAGAGGCTCGCCATCAACGAGCTGCTCCGGCATTCCTTGGCCTATGGCAAGAATGCCGAGCTGCTCAGCTCGTACATGGCCCAGATAATGCTGCAAGAGCAAGATAATCAGCATCAGGACGGGGTCATTGATCAGGGAGCAGATGGAGTGGAGCTTTTGAGGGGCTGCAAGTACGCCTTGATGGGAGAAGAAGACTTGGAGGTGAAGGCTGGCCCTGACGGCTACCAAATCGAGCTGAAGAACAACACCATTGTTACAGTTGGTGATGTTTGGACGCTGGCTGACAAGGAGGACCGACTGCAACAAGACTCAATGCTTAAAAGGCTATGCCTCTCCTTCGCACTCTACAAGCTGATGCGCCGGCGGTTTGAGGACCTCCCCCCCATCACTGACAAAGAAACCTCCAACTGCCGGAGCCTCATCTTTAAAGGTCTGCGCAAGCAGCTGCATGAAGAAGCTGAGGCTGCATTGTTGCCGTCGTCGACAACTGGTGGCCCGCAAGAACATGAGTTGTTACATTTGGACGCGGAGCGCAAGGAGGACCTTAAAGGCACGGTGGTCGCCGTTGCGCTGTTCCAAGTGTTCGACGAGGAgatccagttcctctgcgagtaCTACCACTCCGTTCTCCCCGTCGTGCTCTCCAacccattcttcttctttgcaaaCTACATCCTGTTCCCCATCCTAGTCCTGGCCTTCTGCCTCCTGACGTTCATCCTCTGCGGCAACGGGGACGTGCGCTACGCGTACAAAAGCATCAGGGAGGACAACTACATCGTATCAATCGGCACCATCAAGTTAGCCATGTGCCTCCTGGGAAAAATCACCAGTCCAGCAGCGCTCTTCAGCATCGTCGATCTATCCATCACCATGCTGCTATTGCTCACTTTCCTCTACGAGGAACTTTGGGAGTACCTTGTCTTCATCCTCTCCAACTGGCTGATGGTGTCACTGCTCTGCAAGTACACCGCTGCCAAGAAACCGTGCCATGAGCCGCGTGACAGCCGCAGCATCCCATTCTTAAGCGGACTCATCCGCGGGATCCTATGGGTACGGAGTAAGATGAGCCGCCGCCAACTTTCCTTCAAGCAGTTCTCCATGCTTGGGTTCACCGGCGGCCGATCGTACGCctccatgatgatgatgcctAATACTACTAGTATTGCAGTGCCCATGGAAGTGAAGAAGTCCATCATGGAATACCTAATGGATGCCCACGTGGCTAGCGCTGCCCGCCCTCTCAGCAGCGGCTGGTCCACTCTGCAGTCGGAGAAGCACAACCACCGGCTGAACAGCAGCTCCTCACGGCTGTCATCAGCGTGCAAGAGCAAGAGTGTCGCCGAGGTTATCCTCACCTGGCATGTTGCCACCAGCATTCTGGAATTCAAGTGCCCGATGCCGACGGGAGGCCGAGCTCGACGGCATGGGCATGGGCATCGGCATCGCAAGGTGGCAGCGACACTGTCCGGGTACTGCACTTACCTGGTGGCCCTGTATCCAGAGCTGCTCCCAGACAACAAGGATGGGACGAACCATGTGTACAAGAAGATGCAACAGGAGCTGAAGAAGGAGCTAGGAGGCTGTTTGAGGTACCGCATGTCGTCTCCGGGTGCCCGGTACGACAAGCTGCTGAGCCTGAGCGAGACCGCAGACAAGGATATCaactcggcggcggcggagatggtGCACGAGGCGGCAAAGTTAGGGAAAACACTGGTGGGGATGgcagagcaggaggaggaccaTGTGTGGGAGCTGCTGGCCGACCTTTGGACGGAGCTCATGGTGTATGTTGCTCCGTCGGGCAGCGAGCTGCACGTGAAGGCACACAAGGAGGCTCTGGCACATGGGGGCGAGTTCATCACCGTGCTCTGGGCACTCTGCACCCACACCGGCATAACCAGGACGGCCGTCGAACCATGCAAGGCTGTACGTGGTACACTGGAAGTCTGA
- the LOC104584354 gene encoding uncharacterized protein LOC104584354 produces MSDIKYIIVSDVEGEKGEQPGCCSRSRPFPCLAVVRYVAAGVVAVLAVTVISMVIRAMLRSEDIRLFVNNGYIGADSLWVSEITHDAVVKVTPIGAGAGAGRGHPKTTTSATEAAQIGVSKSDLPEETPEVTQVNPYTTGANLGTGDYGGDAAGAGAISKSGGSCYLGCSGGSGSGTTFNNPPPAPPASKVTLRPPAVTNLRVILVINNPGGRSKIDCNDTVVTISDAAANTNQKIVTLQLSNFTVPEQTTITLQKRPKITDQAVLNYIWDRYGGRSTFGVAVRVSSTVVSYPLGKMTEPKRQTYNCRSVTLGLVQDEASFANQVDCTAAENDKEPKTAPPAAAPTSLAPAPAPAH; encoded by the coding sequence ATGAGTGACATCAAATATATCATTGTAAGCGACGTGGAGGGCGAGAAAGGGGAGCAGCCTGGCTGCTGCTCTAGAAGTCGACCCTTCCCGTGCCTAGCCGTGGTGCGGTACGTGGCTGCCGGCGTGGTAGCCGTGCTGGCCGTGACGGTGATCTCCATGGTGATCCGCGCCATGCTCCGGTCCGAAGACATCCGCCTCTTCGTCAACAACGGCTACATCGGCGCCGACAGCCTCTGGGTCAGCGAGATCACCCACGATGCTGTGGTGAAAGTGACTCCCatcggagccggagccggagccggacgcGGGCATCCCAAGACCACCACGTCGGCAACTGAAGCTGCACAGATCGGAGTAAGCAAGAGTGATTTACCAGAAGAAACACCTGAGGTAACCCAAGTCAACCCATACACCACGGGTGCTAATTTAGGCACTGGTGATTATGGTGGCgacgcggcgggggcgggggcaaTTTCCAAGAGCGGGGGATCATGCTACCTTGGCTGCTCCggcgggagcgggagcggcACCACTTTCAACaacccgccgccggctcccccaGCAAGCAAGGTCAcgctgcggccgccggccgtgaCGAACCTCCGCGTCATCCTCGTCATCAACAACCCCGGCGGCCGCAGCAAGATCGACTGCAACGACACCGTGGTGACAATCAGCGACGCGGCGGCGAACACGAACCAGAAGATCGTCACGCTGCAGCTGAGCAACTTCACGGTGCCGGAGCAGACGACCATCACGCTTCAGAAGCGGCCCAAGATCACCGACCAGGCCGTGCTCAACTACATCTGGGACAGGTACGGCGGGAGGTCGACCTTCGGCGTCGCGGTGCGGGTGAGCTCCACCGTCGTCTCCTACCCGCTGGGGAAGATGACGGAGCCCAAGAGGCAGACCTACAATTGCCGGTCGGTCACCCTTGGCCTCGTGCAAGACGAAGCCTCCTTTGCCAACCAGGTAGATTGCACCGCGGCTGAGAATGACAAGGAACCAAAAACAgcaccgccggccgcggcaCCGACGTCGCttgcgccggcaccggcgccggcgcactAA